The Bacillales bacterium genome has a segment encoding these proteins:
- a CDS encoding helix-turn-helix domain-containing protein, whose amino-acid sequence MEHPLKITLDVVCGKWKALILWHLQDKTLRFGELSKAMPDVSRKMLTQQLRELEDDGLIHREAYREVPPRVEYSLTTYGRDLKPTLEMMYTWGVNHLDVLSEAESTS is encoded by the coding sequence ATGGAGCATCCGTTAAAAATTACGCTCGACGTCGTCTGTGGAAAGTGGAAAGCTTTAATTCTTTGGCATCTACAAGACAAGACCCTACGTTTCGGAGAGCTCAGCAAAGCGATGCCGGATGTCAGCAGAAAGATGCTCACCCAGCAATTGCGTGAACTTGAAGATGACGGTTTGATTCATCGAGAGGCATACCGGGAAGTTCCGCCTCGCGTGGAATATTCCCTCACCACTTACGGCAGGGATTTAAAGCCGACGCTGGAAATGATGTATACATGGGGCGTCAATCATCTTGACGTCTTGAGCGAAGCCGAAAGCACAAGCTAA
- a CDS encoding anti-sigma regulatory factor, which produces MQETQSCIQVRDEKDIVIARKVGREISKKLGFGEVDQVRLTTTVSELARNILLYASGGEICIQPVEEIDRNGLKILARDHGPGIKNIRKVLQDGYTTSGGLGAGLPGVKRLMDEFDIHSEVGVGTEIEVIKWTEKLLSLQSSSEG; this is translated from the coding sequence ATGCAAGAAACCCAATCCTGTATACAAGTGAGGGACGAAAAAGACATTGTCATCGCTCGGAAAGTGGGGAGAGAGATCTCGAAAAAACTCGGTTTCGGCGAAGTCGATCAAGTGCGTCTTACGACTACTGTGTCGGAATTGGCAAGGAACATATTGCTCTATGCCTCGGGCGGGGAAATTTGTATACAGCCGGTTGAAGAGATCGACAGAAACGGATTGAAAATTCTAGCCAGAGATCACGGACCCGGAATAAAGAACATTCGAAAGGTGCTGCAGGACGGCTACACGACGTCTGGAGGCTTAGGCGCTGGATTGCCCGGCGTGAAGAGGCTGATGGATGAATTTGATATTCATTCCGAAGTCGGGGTTGGGACGGAAATTGAAGTCATAAAATGGACGGAAAAACTGTTATCCTTGCAAAGTTCAAGTGAAGGATAG